The bacterium region CAGTCGTCTTGGCGGGTCCATTGAAGCACTGAAAGCACTCGCCGCGAATCTTCCGGGCAAGTTTTCAGGGGCGGTTGGAGCGTACAATGCTTCCTCGCTGTTCTTCGACGACCCCGAAGGTTTCGAGGCGGAAGTGCTTGCCGAGTTGGGACTCGTGCCAGCCGAGCACTCGACGCAAATCGTGCCGCCGGAGGCACTGACACGTCTTTTCTGCGAAATTACAATCGCAGCGGGTATTCTCGCCAATTTGTCCGATGACATGCGACATCTCCAGCGGACGGAGATCGGAGAAGTGGGCGAGGAGTTTGAGGCGGCGCAAGTCGGTTCTTCAACCATGCCGCAAAAACGAAACCCTATAAACTTCGAGAACGCCAAGAGTTTATGGAAGGTGGTCCTGCCGCGAATCATAACGGTGTTCCTGGACCAGATCAGCGAACACCAGCGCGACCTAACCAACTCTGCGTCTGGGCGGACGTATGGCGAGATCATCGCATACGTCGTTTCGATGGCCAAGCGGCTCACGCGAACAATGAGCAAGCTCAAGGTTGATCGCGGGAACCTTCTGAAGAACCTCGAGATGACAAAAGGAGCAATTGTCGCCGAGCCGTTGCAGCTCATTCTTGCCGCGCAGGGACACCCCGATGCGCACGAGAAGGTGCGGACGCTTACTCTTCAAGCGGAGCGCGAGAAGCGACCGCTTGAAGAAGTGGTCGTCGGCGATGTTGAGGTGAAGGACTACCTCAAAAAGATGACGCCGTACCAACGGCAGATTCTGTCGAGTCCGTCTCTCTACACCGGCATCGCCGCCAAGAAAGCAAGAGCTGTCGCCGAGCGGTGGAAACAGAAACTCGAATTATAGACCAAAAAGGAAGGGTGAAATGGACAGTGTACGCGCAGGAAGATTAGCATCAGAAGGGAAGACGAAAAGAATTTGGGAAACAAAAGGACAGCCGTTGCACGTTGTCGTCGAGTCGAAAGATGATTTGACTGCCGGTGACGGCGCAAAGCACGATGTCATCAACGGTAAAGCGTCGCTCTCGAACCGAACGACATCGAACGTCTTCCGGCTTCTCAAAGAATGCGGACTGCCGGTGGCGTTTGTCGAGGAAATAGACGAGACACGATTTCTCGCCGAGCGCTGCGCCATGATCCCCTACGAGGTAGTGGTGAGGCGAGAAGCGCACGGTTCTTTCCTCAAACGGCATCCGGGACTTCCGAAGGGGCATATCTTTCCGCGTCTGCTCCTCGAGTTTTTTCTCAAGACGTCGGGGAGGCACTGGAAAGACATTGATCTCCCCAAAGACGACCCATTCCTACGCTTCGATGGAGACCGCGCGTCTCTCTACGTGCCGGATCAACCGATCCACCAACAGACGCCGTTCCTCACCCTCGAAGATTTTCCTCTGCGGGGGTCGTCGAAAGTCCTCGAGGAAATGGGCACGATTGCCCTCAAGGCCTTTCTCATTTTGGAGAAAGCGTGGCAGCTTGTTGGCAGACGGCTGGTGGACTTCAAGGTGGAGTTCGGACGAAACGTATGCAACGACCTACGACTCGCGGACGTGATTGACAACGACTCGTGGCGGGTACTCGACGGCGGGGGACATCTTGACAAGCAGCTCTACCGCTGTGGCAGCGACCTTGATACCGTTGCTGCGAAGTATCGTCTGGTGGCAGACCTAACAGAAAATTTCGGACTGCCGCGTCAGAGGCTCATCCTCTGGAGAGCGTCACAGTCTGATGGCCTGAAGCCATTCGGGGAAGCACTCGTTTCGTATGGAGCCCAAGGCGTCTGTGGGGTGCATGTCGTGACATGCTCGCTCCATAAAGAGC contains the following coding sequences:
- a CDS encoding lyase family protein; amino-acid sequence: MRDVFDSLSPADYRYWDKEVAKYLSENGFTRYKLLVERALVRALARRGLCSTEVVQEVETACGQVTTEEVYEEEDRIRHDIRALVNRILVKVSKSAKPYVHMTATSCDIIDSANAARYKDVVEQVLVPSLTKLEGVLIDISLREAETVQVGRTHGQHAVPITFGFALAEYVSRLGGSIEALKALAANLPGKFSGAVGAYNASSLFFDDPEGFEAEVLAELGLVPAEHSTQIVPPEALTRLFCEITIAAGILANLSDDMRHLQRTEIGEVGEEFEAAQVGSSTMPQKRNPINFENAKSLWKVVLPRIITVFLDQISEHQRDLTNSASGRTYGEIIAYVVSMAKRLTRTMSKLKVDRGNLLKNLEMTKGAIVAEPLQLILAAQGHPDAHEKVRTLTLQAEREKRPLEEVVVGDVEVKDYLKKMTPYQRQILSSPSLYTGIAAKKARAVAERWKQKLEL
- a CDS encoding phosphoribosylaminoimidazolesuccinocarboxamide synthase — translated: MDSVRAGRLASEGKTKRIWETKGQPLHVVVESKDDLTAGDGAKHDVINGKASLSNRTTSNVFRLLKECGLPVAFVEEIDETRFLAERCAMIPYEVVVRREAHGSFLKRHPGLPKGHIFPRLLLEFFLKTSGRHWKDIDLPKDDPFLRFDGDRASLYVPDQPIHQQTPFLTLEDFPLRGSSKVLEEMGTIALKAFLILEKAWQLVGRRLVDFKVEFGRNVCNDLRLADVIDNDSWRVLDGGGHLDKQLYRCGSDLDTVAAKYRLVADLTENFGLPRQRLILWRASQSDGLKPFGEALVSYGAQGVCGVHVVTCSLHKEPVRAYEEIGRLIQEVPDSVVIAYCGRSNGAGPTLSAQAIVPVITVPATWREFPEDVWSSLRTPSETPVATVLDPRNAVLLALQILAMRNPRLYAELRLRQEERLCNIVKL